One genomic segment of Mycolicibacterium gilvum includes these proteins:
- a CDS encoding long-chain-fatty-acid--CoA ligase — MAELTEPRFLDERLAHWATVNPDGEAMDYLERSWTWSQWNDRVRRLAGALTERGISRGDVVAFLDKNHPACVELTFAAASLGAATAIVNCRLAPDELDYVLNDSGAKLLIVGEEFTGSIDKIRDKLGRVEHVISVKPDGDDEYEAMLEASSPVDRADDVEPGDVCIIMYSSGTTGRPKGVELTQANIIAHTVNAHEGFEFDEGDKNMVSMPLFHVGGSSYVQFGIHDGFPSVMTRDVDGTTLAGAILKGANRTFLVPAVLAKVLDAGEDAVKLFGSLKTFAYGASPMPLPLLRQALEAWPNTDFMQAYGLTELCGVISHLLPEAHRDPGREERLSSAGTLVPNAELRVVDPDTLKDVPTGEQGELWFRSPQLMKGYHNKPEATAESITEDGWFRTGDVGRVDDGGYIFVEDRLKDMIISGGENIYSIEVERVLAEHDAVVEVAVIGVPDDKWGEVVKAVVVIEGETSESELIAFARERLAAYKCPKSVDITDELPRNPTGKILKKELRKPHWDGRDRATV, encoded by the coding sequence ATGGCCGAGCTGACCGAACCCCGATTCCTGGACGAACGACTTGCCCACTGGGCGACCGTCAATCCCGACGGTGAAGCAATGGACTACCTCGAGCGGTCCTGGACGTGGTCGCAGTGGAACGACCGCGTCCGCAGGCTGGCCGGAGCGCTGACCGAACGCGGGATCTCGCGCGGGGACGTCGTCGCGTTCCTCGACAAGAACCACCCCGCGTGTGTCGAGCTCACCTTCGCCGCGGCGTCGCTCGGCGCGGCGACCGCGATCGTGAACTGCCGTCTGGCGCCCGACGAACTGGACTACGTGCTCAACGACTCAGGGGCCAAGCTGCTCATCGTCGGTGAGGAGTTCACGGGGTCGATCGACAAGATCCGCGACAAGCTGGGCCGGGTCGAGCACGTCATTTCGGTCAAGCCCGACGGCGACGACGAGTACGAGGCGATGCTGGAGGCGTCCTCGCCGGTCGACCGTGCCGACGACGTCGAACCCGGCGACGTCTGCATCATCATGTACTCGTCGGGCACCACCGGCCGGCCCAAGGGCGTGGAGCTCACCCAGGCCAACATCATCGCCCACACCGTCAACGCCCACGAAGGCTTCGAGTTCGACGAGGGCGACAAGAACATGGTGTCGATGCCGCTGTTCCACGTCGGCGGATCGTCCTACGTACAGTTCGGGATTCACGACGGCTTCCCGAGCGTGATGACCCGCGACGTCGACGGCACGACGCTGGCGGGCGCGATCCTCAAGGGCGCCAACCGCACGTTCCTGGTGCCGGCGGTGCTGGCCAAGGTGCTCGACGCCGGCGAGGACGCCGTCAAGCTGTTCGGGTCGCTCAAGACCTTCGCCTACGGGGCGTCGCCCATGCCGCTGCCGTTGCTGCGTCAGGCGCTGGAGGCCTGGCCCAACACCGATTTCATGCAGGCCTACGGTCTGACCGAGCTGTGCGGGGTGATCAGCCACCTGCTGCCCGAGGCGCACCGCGACCCGGGCCGGGAGGAGCGGCTGTCCAGCGCGGGCACCCTGGTGCCCAATGCGGAGTTGCGGGTGGTCGACCCGGACACCCTCAAGGACGTCCCGACCGGTGAGCAGGGCGAATTGTGGTTCCGTTCACCGCAATTGATGAAGGGTTACCACAACAAGCCGGAGGCGACCGCGGAGTCGATCACCGAGGACGGGTGGTTCCGCACCGGCGATGTGGGCCGCGTCGACGACGGCGGCTACATCTTCGTCGAGGACCGGCTCAAGGACATGATCATCTCGGGCGGGGAGAACATCTACTCCATCGAGGTCGAGCGGGTGCTCGCCGAGCACGACGCCGTGGTCGAGGTCGCGGTGATCGGGGTGCCCGACGACAAGTGGGGTGAGGTCGTCAAGGCTGTCGTCGTGATCGAGGGGGAGACCTCGGAGTCCGAGCTGATCGCGTTCGCCCGCGAGCGGCTGGCCGCCTACAAGTGCCCGAAGTCCGTCGACATCACCGATGAGCTGCCGCGCAACCCCACCGGAAAGATCCTCAAGAAGGAGCTGCGCAAGCCGCACTGGGACGGCCGCGACCGCGCCACCGTCTAG
- a CDS encoding DMT family transporter, with protein sequence MAWLILVASGFLEAVWATALGMSNGFRRWRPTVVFAVAMPASLAGLAYAMTEVPTGTAYAVWVGIGATLTVVWAIVTKKEAATTARVLLLCLLVGSVVGLKAVS encoded by the coding sequence GTGGCGTGGCTGATACTCGTCGCCAGTGGCTTCCTCGAGGCCGTCTGGGCGACCGCGCTCGGCATGTCGAACGGTTTCCGGCGCTGGCGCCCGACGGTGGTGTTCGCCGTCGCGATGCCCGCCAGTCTCGCGGGTCTGGCGTACGCGATGACCGAGGTGCCGACCGGCACCGCCTACGCGGTGTGGGTCGGCATCGGCGCCACGCTGACGGTGGTGTGGGCGATCGTCACCAAGAAGGAAGCCGCCACCACGGCGAGGGTTCTGCTGCTGTGCCTGTTGGTCGGCAGCGTCGTCGGACTGAAGGCGGTGAGCTGA
- a CDS encoding DMT family transporter — translation MAWFVLIVSAVLEAVWATALGRADGFTAPGPTVVFLVAMLASLGGLGWATKHIPIGTAYAVWTGLGAALTVGYAMLSGDEHASLGKAVFLTGIIAAVAGLKVLPSSTPDRESAKR, via the coding sequence GTGGCGTGGTTCGTGCTGATCGTGAGTGCGGTCCTCGAAGCGGTGTGGGCGACGGCGCTCGGCAGAGCCGACGGCTTCACCGCGCCGGGCCCGACGGTGGTGTTCCTCGTCGCGATGCTGGCGAGCCTCGGCGGTCTCGGCTGGGCGACCAAGCACATCCCGATCGGCACGGCGTACGCCGTGTGGACCGGTCTCGGCGCCGCGCTGACGGTGGGCTACGCGATGCTCAGCGGCGACGAGCACGCCTCGCTGGGCAAGGCCGTGTTCCTCACCGGCATCATCGCCGCGGTGGCGGGCCTCAAAGTCTTGCCGAGCAGCACCCCGGACAGGGAGTCGGCGAAGCGCTGA
- a CDS encoding o-succinylbenzoate synthase: MADLADILDRLHVVALPMRVRFRGITTREVALIDGPAGWGEFGPFLEYEPPEAAHWLASGVAAAYRPMPEVRRARIPINATVPAVAADAVPDVLARFPGARTAKVKVAEPGQTLADDVARVNAVRAAGLTARVDANGGWTVEQAVAAAQALTADGALEYLEQPCRTVPELAEVRRRVDVPVAADESIRKADDPLHVVRSGAADVAVLKVAPLGGVQTMLDIAAQIDIPVVVSSALDTAVGIGAGLVAAGCLPRLEHACGLGTGSLFVDDVAEPRTPVDGYLPAAAVTPDPARITALAASEDRRQWWIDRVRACYPLMS; this comes from the coding sequence GTGGCCGACCTCGCCGACATCCTCGACCGTCTGCATGTCGTCGCGTTGCCGATGCGGGTGCGGTTCCGCGGCATCACCACTCGTGAGGTGGCGCTGATCGACGGCCCCGCCGGGTGGGGCGAGTTCGGGCCGTTCCTGGAGTACGAGCCGCCCGAGGCCGCGCACTGGCTGGCATCGGGCGTCGCCGCGGCCTACCGGCCGATGCCCGAGGTGAGACGCGCCCGGATCCCGATCAACGCGACCGTGCCCGCCGTCGCCGCCGACGCGGTCCCCGATGTGTTGGCCCGGTTCCCCGGCGCGCGCACGGCCAAGGTCAAGGTCGCCGAGCCCGGCCAGACGCTCGCCGACGACGTCGCCCGGGTGAACGCGGTGCGTGCGGCGGGGCTCACCGCGCGCGTCGACGCCAATGGCGGCTGGACCGTCGAGCAGGCCGTCGCGGCCGCGCAGGCACTCACGGCCGACGGTGCGCTCGAATACCTGGAACAACCCTGTCGCACGGTGCCCGAGCTGGCCGAGGTCCGACGCCGGGTCGACGTCCCCGTCGCCGCCGACGAGAGCATTCGCAAGGCCGACGACCCGCTGCACGTCGTGCGTTCCGGGGCGGCCGACGTCGCCGTGCTCAAGGTGGCGCCGCTGGGCGGCGTGCAGACGATGCTCGACATCGCCGCGCAGATCGACATCCCGGTCGTCGTGTCCAGCGCCCTGGACACCGCGGTCGGCATCGGGGCGGGGCTCGTCGCGGCGGGGTGTCTGCCGCGGCTGGAGCACGCGTGCGGACTGGGTACCGGGAGCCTGTTCGTCGACGACGTCGCCGAACCGCGCACGCCGGTCGACGGCTACCTGCCCGCAGCGGCGGTGACCCCGGATCCGGCGCGGATCACGGCTCTGGCCGCTTCGGAGGACCGCCGGCAGTGGTGGATCGACCGCGTCCGGGCCTGCTATCCGCTGATGTCCTGA
- a CDS encoding GlxA family transcriptional regulator — translation MTRTVLIVGFAGVQALDIVGPFDVFTGASVAATARGGDGYAVTVVSVGGDPVSTGTGLTLAAEPLPDPGHPIDTLVLPGGFGADAARRDDVLIDWIAAIAPHARRVVSVCSGAVLAAQAGLLDGCVATTHWAYAPHMAAEFPSVTVDPDPIFVRSSEKVWTAAGVTAGIDLALSLVEDDHGTELAQTVARHLVMYLRRPGGQTQFAAPVWMPRARRSPIRDVQEVIESEPGAVHSISELARRAAMSTRHFTRVFTDEVGEAPGAYVERVRTEAARRQLEETDDTVTVIAARCGFGSAETLRRSFVRRLGVSPDQYRKTFA, via the coding sequence ATGACGCGCACGGTCCTGATCGTCGGCTTCGCCGGGGTGCAGGCGCTCGACATCGTCGGGCCGTTCGACGTGTTCACCGGTGCGTCCGTGGCCGCCACCGCCCGGGGCGGCGACGGGTACGCGGTGACGGTGGTCTCGGTCGGTGGTGACCCGGTGAGCACCGGGACCGGCCTGACGCTGGCGGCTGAACCGCTGCCCGACCCCGGTCACCCGATCGACACCCTGGTGCTGCCCGGCGGTTTCGGCGCCGACGCCGCGCGCAGGGACGACGTGCTGATCGACTGGATCGCCGCCATCGCTCCGCACGCCCGCCGGGTGGTCAGCGTGTGCAGCGGGGCCGTGCTGGCCGCGCAGGCCGGGCTGCTCGACGGCTGCGTCGCCACCACCCACTGGGCCTACGCGCCGCACATGGCCGCCGAATTCCCCTCGGTGACAGTCGATCCCGACCCGATTTTCGTGCGCAGCTCGGAGAAGGTGTGGACCGCGGCCGGCGTGACCGCGGGCATCGACCTGGCGCTGTCGCTGGTCGAGGACGATCACGGCACCGAGCTCGCCCAGACCGTCGCCCGCCACCTGGTGATGTATCTGCGCCGGCCGGGCGGGCAGACGCAGTTCGCCGCCCCGGTGTGGATGCCGCGGGCCCGGCGCAGCCCGATCCGCGACGTGCAGGAGGTCATCGAGTCCGAACCCGGTGCCGTGCACAGCATTTCCGAACTGGCGCGCCGCGCGGCCATGAGTACCCGGCACTTCACTCGGGTGTTCACCGACGAGGTCGGGGAGGCACCGGGTGCCTACGTCGAACGTGTCCGCACCGAAGCGGCTCGCCGTCAACTCGAGGAGACCGACGACACGGTGACGGTGATCGCCGCGCGGTGCGGCTTCGGCTCGGCCGAGACGCTGCGCCGCAGTTTCGTCCGCCGTCTCGGCGTCTCGCCGGATCAGTACCGCAAGACATTCGCCTGA
- a CDS encoding DJ-1/PfpI family protein, translating to MQVAIMLYPGFTALDFIGPYESLRWLPDTEVRFVWHEPGPIAADSHVLLVGATHSFDETPSPDVVLIPGGFATMEHARDEVVLAWVRRAHETSTWTTSVCSGSVILAAAGVLDGKRATSHWAALPVLKTLGAQPVGDQRIVEADPKTVTAAGVSAGIDLGLWLAGRIAGEEKAKAIQLSMEYDPQPPFDSGHMSKASAGTKALATAMMGREMVRPAALAASSGLLWDAALKRIRRAKRRQGSLSAP from the coding sequence ATGCAGGTCGCGATCATGCTCTACCCGGGCTTCACCGCCCTGGACTTCATCGGCCCGTACGAGAGCCTGCGTTGGCTGCCCGACACCGAGGTCAGGTTCGTCTGGCACGAGCCCGGGCCGATCGCCGCCGACTCCCACGTGCTGCTCGTCGGCGCCACGCACTCGTTCGACGAGACACCGTCGCCGGACGTCGTCCTGATCCCGGGTGGTTTCGCGACGATGGAGCACGCGCGCGACGAGGTGGTTCTGGCGTGGGTGCGCCGCGCGCACGAGACGTCGACGTGGACGACGTCGGTGTGTTCGGGTTCGGTGATCCTGGCCGCCGCGGGGGTGCTCGACGGTAAGCGGGCGACGTCGCACTGGGCGGCGCTACCTGTGCTCAAGACCCTCGGCGCGCAACCTGTCGGCGATCAGCGCATCGTCGAGGCTGACCCGAAGACCGTCACCGCGGCCGGAGTCTCGGCGGGTATCGACCTCGGGTTGTGGTTGGCCGGTCGCATCGCCGGCGAGGAGAAGGCCAAGGCCATTCAGCTGTCCATGGAGTACGACCCGCAGCCGCCGTTCGATTCGGGCCACATGTCGAAGGCGTCCGCGGGCACCAAGGCCCTGGCCACCGCGATGATGGGCCGGGAGATGGTCCGGCCCGCCGCGCTCGCCGCGTCGAGCGGTCTGCTCTGGGACGCCGCGTTGAAGCGAATCCGGCGCGCAAAACGACGTCAGGGGTCGCTCAGCGCGCCGTAA